Proteins from a single region of Enoplosus armatus isolate fEnoArm2 chromosome 6, fEnoArm2.hap1, whole genome shotgun sequence:
- the LOC139286020 gene encoding anoctamin-9, whose protein sequence is MPGHRRQPSIELLEFMGVVRENGNEQTSLPPVHTPLSYDYVLVAKTIDNQEREAFKKQTEYIEELKKKNMKVTKIIDDDLVFYGIQAPKEIFEKYRYLLKVSDACNWSSDQNVVPLSTRIRIVHFILNHTPIHSGEILRDLMKMKVFEARFCLHEKKKQRELKESWARWTACLQGQPITAVRNYFGEKVALYYLWLGWYTYLLIPPALIGVIVFLYGLAFFNSSPLIKEVCEADTVMCPLCDERCKVWQLSDTCTYAKVSLLFDNNGTVLFAMFMAVWATLFLEFWKRHRASYVCEWKVSDWCEEEEELILEIVNNANCEPKKYKHSYLRSTLVLICVTAMILVIIGLTHALVVFRVIAAVLLAKGKWDFLSNHSNSGAMMLGAVLHYLIITVMTRVNRIVAMKLCEIEKTRSFAATEKNFTVKMFTFQFFTYFSSLFYVAFFLGRINGHPGGYVRIAGKWRLEECHPSGCLTDLFIQMAIIMVLKQTISNVFEFTGPWFCRWLKKRRTQKLQRKCAHCYLKDESEAKYGAELCDNCKLRDWLSNYRLNDVDSFSLFNEFLEMVIQFSFTTIFVAAFPLAPLLALINNVIEIRLDAIKMVTLERRLVPKKTNDIGVWIDVLEAIGVLAVIANGLVIGVSSDFIPRLVYRYRYGPCANGTTTDTDCMVGYINNSLSIARMDDQSIFNEFSPSQMVTPSGLNVSHCSYKDYRSNEDYSFTPQFWLILAVRFAFVILFEHVVVICKFVAAWFVPSAPMQVKNDRLFDKLNRLKEELSSFEA, encoded by the exons ATGCCCGGACACAGGAGGCAG CCCAGTATTGAACTACTGGAATTCATGGGAGTGGTAAGAGAGAACGGCAATGAACAGACATCACTTCCTCCGGTG CACACTCCACTATCGTACGACTACGTCCTGGTTGCCAAAACAATTGATAACCAGGAGAGAGAGGCTTTCAAGAAGCAAACTGAATACATTGaagagctgaaaaaaaagaacatgaaagTCACA AAAATTATAGATGATGATCTCGTCTTCTATGGGATCCAAGCACCTAAAGAAATTTTTGAGAAGTACAGGTATCTGCTCAAAGTGTCTGATGCTTGTAACTGGAGCTCGGATCAGAACGTTGTGCCTCTCAGCACCAG GATAAGGATTGTCCACTTCATCTTGAATCACACCCCTATCCATTCAGGAG AGATTTTGCGGGATCTTATGAAGATGAAGGTTTTCGAGGCAAGGTTCTGCCTGCATGAG aaaaagaaacagagagaactGAAGGAGAGCTGGGCACGATGGACGGCCTGTCTCCAAGGGCAACCCATAACTGCTGTCAG GAACTACTTTGGAGAGAAGGTGGCCTTGTACTACCTGTGGTTGGGCTGGTACACATATCTGCTCATCCCGCCCGCTCTCATTGGGGTCATAGTCTTCCTTTATGGCCTTGCCTTCTTCAACAGCTCGCCCCTCAT TAAGGAGGTTTGTGAGGCTGACACGGTCATGTGTCCACTTTGTGACGAGAGATGCAAAGTGTGGCAGCTGTCCGACACCTGCACATATGCCAAG GTGAGCCTGCTGTTTGACAATAATGGCACAGTGCTCTTTGCGATGTTTATGGCAGTGTGGG CAACACTGTTTTTGGAGTTCTGGAAGAGACATCGGGCTTCCTATGTGTGCGAATGGAAAGTGTCTGACTGGTGTGAGGAGGAG GAGGAACTGATCCTGGAAATTGTGAACAACGCAAACTGTGAACCAAAAAAATATAAGCACTCCTATCTGCGCAGCACTCTGGTTTTGATCTGTGTCACGGCTATG atTTTGGTGATTATTGGCCTGACACATGCCTTGGTGGTGTTCAGGGTGATCGCAGCTGTGCTCTTGGCCAAGGGAAAATGGGACTTCCTGAGCAACCACTCCAACAGCGGAGCAATGATGCTGGGGGCCGTCCTCCATTacctcatcatcactgtcatgaCTCGG GTCAATAGGATTGTAGCCATGAAGCTGTGTGAAATAG AGAAAACAAGATCATTCGCTGCCACAGAGAAGAATTTCACAGTCAAGATGTTCACCTTCCAGTTCTTCACCtatttctcctccctcttctacGTAGCCTTTTTTCTTGGCAG GATAAATGGCCATCCTGGTGGTTATGTCCGAATTGCAGGGAAATGGAGGTTAGAGGAG TGTCATCCTAGTGGGTGTCTCACAGACCTGTTCATCCAAATGGCGATCATAATGGTACTCAAGCAAACCATCAGCAATGTCTTTGAGTTCACCGGCCC CTGGTTCTGCAGGTGGTTGAAGAAAAGAAGGACCcagaagctgcagaggaaatgTGCCCACTGCTACCTGAAAGATGAATCAGAAGCCAAATATGGAGCTGAACTGTGTGACAACTGCAAGCTTCGAGACTGGCTCAGCAACTACCGTCTCAATGACGTGGACTCCTTCAGCCTGTTCAATGAGTTTCTGGAGATGG TGATCCAGTTCAGCTTTACCACCATATTTGTGGCAGCTTTTCCTCTTGCTCCTCTGCTAGCCCTCATTAATAATGTCATTGAGATACGCTTGGATGCCATTAAAATGGTCACTCTGGAGCGCAGACTGGTTCCCAAGAAAACCAACGACATTG GTGTGTGGATAGACGTGCTGGAGGCTATTGGTGTCTTAGCTGTCATTGCGAATGGGCTGGTCATCGGTGTATCTTCAGACTTCATCCCTCGGTTGGTGTACCGTTACCGCTACGGCCCGTGCGCCAACGGCACAACAACAGATACTGA CTGCATGGTTGGCTACATCAACAACTCCCTCTCCATCGCACGAATGGATGACCAGAGCATATTTAACGAGTTCTCACCATCTCAGATGGTCACTCCTAGTGGCTTGAATGTGTCTCACTGCAG CTATAAAGACTACAGGAGCAACGAGGACTACAGTTTTACCCCACAGTTCTGGCTCATTTTAGCTGTGCGCTTTGCATTTGTCATCCTGTTTGAG CACGTTGTTGTCATATGCAAGTTTGTCGCAGCCTGGTTTGTGCCGAGCGCTCCCATGCAGGTGAAGAATGATAGACTGTTTGATAAACTCAACAGACTGAAAGAAGAACTCAG TTCATTTGAGGCGTGA
- the sigirr gene encoding single Ig IL-1-related receptor, with amino-acid sequence MAVILVAVLLVCSVEWDKTSLAAAQTCVDESRFKEQVLYMGQKGPPYRLNCSLELVQPQTSPQLKLTWQKDCQQLLTQEGKAYLEFTSLSLEDQGNYTCVQQGNSTASSTVRLIVKESLCSKAPEFKPNGGLTSLWRSVGSTVKLNCTTLLVWDPREEQCDTTLQWSKDGQPLTNHTLYPQNTSSWSPVAGQLMVNSLLVISLRELGDFGLYSCTVRNISSDFSLQNAYGPSHTAAVVAAIILLLILAVAAVVYSRCHLNIKLWYKNSYGDYELNDGKLYDAYISYVNNDHDRKFVNFILKPHLENKNAYKVHLNDNDILPGSEPSAELLMNMSRSRRLIVLLSYAYLEQDWCSNNFRQGLLHMLEICQQPILIMLEGQSKRMAPEIKQQLSEHQHRLTVLTWRHNSVTPSSVFWKELALAMPRRVVFRSESAGDPQTMLQDDKDPMLTLDADYLDCRSDTDPAGDLGLHLPVYKSLACTAPVLPAAPITVTEPKPSDIDVSDLGSRNYGARSDFYCLVTEEDI; translated from the exons ATGGCTGTGATTTTAGTCGCTGTCTTATTGGTGTGCTCTGTTGAATGGGACAAGACTTCCCTCGCAGCCG CTCAGACGTGTGTGGATGAGAGCAGGTTTAAGGAGCAGGTGCTCTATATGGGGCAGAAGGGGCCTCCATATCGACTGAACTGCTCTCTGGAGCTTGTTCAGCCACAGACTTCTCCCCAGCTCAAGCTGACCTGGCAAAAGGACTGTCAGCAGCTCCTCACCCAGGAGGGGAAGGCCTACCTGGAGTTTACCAGCCTCAGCTTGGAGGACCAAGGGAATTACACGTGTGTGCAACAAGGCAACAGCACGGCCTCATCCACTGTGCGTCTCATAGTTAAAG AGTCCCTGTGCTCCAAAGCGCCAGAATTTAAACCTAATGGGGGTCTGACCAGCCTCTGGAGGAGTGTGGGATCCACCGTGAAACTGAACTGCACTACTCTCCTCGTCTGGGACCCGAGAGAGGAGCAATGTGACACCACGTTGCAGTGGAGTAAAGATGGCCAACCCCTCACCAATCACACACTTTACCCGCAGAATACCTCCTCGTG GTCTCCTGTTGCCGGCCAGCTGATGGTGAACAGTCTGCTGGTGATCTCCCTCAGAGAGCTGGGCGATTTTGGGCTCTACAGCTGCACAGTGAGGAACATTTCCTCTGATTTCAGCCTACAGAATGCAT ACGGCCCcagccacacagctgctgtCGTTGCagccatcatcctcctcctcatcctggctgtagctgctgttgtgtACTCCAGGTGTCACCTGAACATCAAACTGTGGTACAAGAACTCCTACGGAGACTATGAACTCAATG ATGGCAAATTATATGATGCCTATATCTCCTATGTGAACAATGATCATGACAGGAAGTTTGTCAATTTTATTCTCAAACCTCACCTGGAGAATAAAAATGCGTACAAGGTGCATCTCAATGACAACGATATCCTGCCTGGCTCAG AACCTTCTGCAGAGCTGCTGATGAACATGAGTCGCTCTCGGCGTCTGATCGTGTTGCTCTCTTACGCTTACCTTGAGCAGGACTGGTGCTCCAATAACTTCAG acagGGCCTTCTGCACATGTTGGAGATATGTCAGCAGCCCATCCTCATCATGTTGGAGGGTCAGTCCAAACGCATGGCACCTGAGAtcaagcagcagctcagtgagcaCCAGCACCGCCTCACCGTACTCACCTGGAGGCACAACTCTGTG ACGCCCTCCTCAGTCTTCTGGAAGGAGCTAGCCTTAGCGATGCCTCGCAGAGTCGTCTTCCGCAGTGAGTCTGCAGGCGACCCTCAGACCATGCTACAAGATGACAAGGACCCCATGCTGACGCTCGACGCCGACTATCTGGACTGCCGCTCAGACACTGACCCGGCTGGAGACCTGG gGCTTCACCTCCCTGTGTACAAGTCTCTGGCCTGTACAGCTCCTGTCCTCCCTGCTGCTCCCATCACTGTGACTGAGCCCAAACCCTCTGACATTGACGTGTCGGACCTGGGATCACGCAACTATGGAGCCCGCTCAGACTTCTACTGCCTGGTCACTGAGGAGGACATTTGA